The following nucleotide sequence is from Erythrobacter aurantius.
CTGCCATAGCAGACCCTTCCCGTCTCCCCGGCTGATAGTCTCCGAGGGTGGCGCGGATCGCGTCGAGGCTGGCGAGGCCGGAAGAATCCCGACTCCTGAACCGCCAACGCGAGCACAGTACACAAGAACACCGCCGCAGGCAACGCGAACCGAAGGGGGCATTGGAGACTGTCTAATTTTGTTTACGTCTAATTAGATTGACACTGCTTGGCACATGGGCGTAGGTTCTGAATCTGGCAGCAAAGGCTATCTACGAGGATGAATCGGCAGAATCTCTCTTCCCCCGCCGAGTCGACTCAGTCGATGAAGCGACAAGAAGCAGCAGGGGGGAAAACGACGGCGCTCTACACGGATGCAGAGCGGCAGCGGAGAGACGAGTCGGTCTGGACTGTCGTCCAAGGTGTCCTCGCTCCTTTACAATTCGTGGTTTTCATTATCAGCCTGGGGCTGGTCATTCGCACACTCACCACTGGCGAAGGGGCCTTCGCGGCAGACGCCTCGATCGTGGTGAAGACGCTTGTACTCTACACCATCATGATCACCGGCTCGATCTGGGAAAAGGTGGTCTTCGGCAAATGGCTGTTTGCACCGGCGTTTTTCTGGGAAGACGTGTTCTCGATGCTCGTGCTGGCGCTGCACACACTTTATCTGGTGATGCTGTTCGGCGCGTTGGGAACGATAGACCAGCGTCTCATGGTCGCTCTCGCTGGCTATGGCGCTTACGTCATCAACGCAGGCCAGTTCCTGTGGAAGCTGCGGATGGCGCGGTTGCAGGGGTCGTCCCCTGAGGCGGTGCCAGCATGAGCCCTCCCGACACCATCACTGCCCCCGCCCTGTCCGGCTGCGATGCGCCGCAGGCAAAGGGCGCGCGCCCGGTCTTGCGCGAACGCGGCCAGCGCGAGGTTTTCTGCGGGCTGACCGGGATCATCTGGCTCCACCGCAAGATGCAGGACGCATTCTTCCTCGTCGTCGGATCGCGCACCTGCGCGCATCTGCTGCAATCGGCGGCGGGCGTAATGATCTTCGCCGAACCGCGCTTTGCCACCGCCATCATGGAAGAGCGCGATCTGGCCGGTATGGTCGATTGCCAGGACGAGCTGGACCGCGTCGTCACCCGGCTGCTGGAACGGCGCCCGGATATCAAGACGTTGTTCCTTGTCGGCTCCTGCCCGTCCGAAGTGATCAAGCTGGACCTTGCGAAAGCGGCACAGCGGCTCGGCGCGCAGCACATGCCCAATGTGCGGATCCTGAATTATTCGGGCAGCGGGATCGAGACGACCTTCACTCAGGGCGAAGACGCATGCCTTGCAGCGCTGGTGCCGGAAATGCCCGTCGCTGATGCAGGCGCGCCCAAGAACCTGTTGCTGGTCGGATCGCTTCCCGACATTGTCGAAGACCAGTTCCTGCGGCTTTTCGACCAGTTGGGCATTGCCAATGTGGCTTCCTTCCCCGCGCGCAATGCGCGTGACCTGCCGCCACTGGGTCCGAACACGCGTTACCTGCTCGCCCAGCCCTTCCTTGCCGACACGGCGATGGCTTTGGAGGATCGCGGAGCCAAGCGGCTGGATGCGCTGTTCCCGTTCGGCGCCGAAGGCACGACCGACTGGCTGAAGGCCGCCGCACGGGAATTCGGCATAGATGAAATGCACTTCAACAGCGTGGTCGCACCGGGCCGCGAACGCGCCAAACGCGCCATCGAGCACACCCGCAGCGCACTTGAGGGCAAGCGCATCAGTTTCCTGCCCGACTCGCAGCTCGAAGTACCGCTGGCACGGTTCCTTGCAACCGAACTGGGCATGGTCCCGGTAGAGGTCGGCACACCCTATCTCCACCGCGCGCATTGCGAAAAAGAGCTCGCCTTGATCCCCCACAATGCGCGGATCAGCGAAGGCCAGCATGTTGATCGCCAACTGGACCGGGTTCGCGAGGACCGTCCCGATCTGACGGTGTGTGGGCTGGGACTTGCCAACCCGCTCGAAGCGGAAGGCTTCGCCACCAAGTGGGCGATCGAACTCGTCTTTTCGCCGATCCACGGTTTCGACCAAGCCGGTGATCTCGCCGAACTCTTTGCGCGGCCGCTGCGGCGCCGCGACATGCTGGAGGTGTAGGCGATGCAGCTTTCGGTATGGACATATGAAGGCCCGCCCCACGTTGGCGCGATGCGCATCGCGACCGCGATGAAGGGGCTGCATTATGTCCTGCACGCACCGCAGGGCGATACCTATGCGGACTTGCTGTTCACCATGATCGAGCGGCGCAACGCGCGTCCGCCTGTCACCTACACCACCTTCGAAGCGCGCGAT
It contains:
- the bchF gene encoding 2-vinyl bacteriochlorophyllide hydratase → MKRQEAAGGKTTALYTDAERQRRDESVWTVVQGVLAPLQFVVFIISLGLVIRTLTTGEGAFAADASIVVKTLVLYTIMITGSIWEKVVFGKWLFAPAFFWEDVFSMLVLALHTLYLVMLFGALGTIDQRLMVALAGYGAYVINAGQFLWKLRMARLQGSSPEAVPA
- a CDS encoding ferredoxin:protochlorophyllide reductase (ATP-dependent) subunit N gives rise to the protein MSPPDTITAPALSGCDAPQAKGARPVLRERGQREVFCGLTGIIWLHRKMQDAFFLVVGSRTCAHLLQSAAGVMIFAEPRFATAIMEERDLAGMVDCQDELDRVVTRLLERRPDIKTLFLVGSCPSEVIKLDLAKAAQRLGAQHMPNVRILNYSGSGIETTFTQGEDACLAALVPEMPVADAGAPKNLLLVGSLPDIVEDQFLRLFDQLGIANVASFPARNARDLPPLGPNTRYLLAQPFLADTAMALEDRGAKRLDALFPFGAEGTTDWLKAAAREFGIDEMHFNSVVAPGRERAKRAIEHTRSALEGKRISFLPDSQLEVPLARFLATELGMVPVEVGTPYLHRAHCEKELALIPHNARISEGQHVDRQLDRVREDRPDLTVCGLGLANPLEAEGFATKWAIELVFSPIHGFDQAGDLAELFARPLRRRDMLEV